The region cagaactgtgaggctgacgctctaaccagttggccaccgtgccgcccagaatAAGTTTCCATACAAGCAAATTGTTTGGTTGTAATTATTATCTGTCTTTATATATAGTAGTCAGTGAGTTTCTAAGCTCTTGAGACCCCCCTGCACATTGCATCCAAAGCTGCAGTGACTTTGCTGGATACCAAGCTGTGGGGAAAGCAAAAGAACAGTAAAGGAGCCACAGCTAGTTGAACTTTAAAATCCAGAAAGGATATAAAAAGATATCTTaagatttaaaaatgtcaatcGGTAGTGTTCAAACTCTGATAAAGAAGTGGAAAGATAGTGGTTCTCTTTATAACAAGTCACAGTCGGGTAGAGCAAAAAGCCAGAACTGCCATGCAAAATTTGTTCGGCATGTAAAGAGCCATcactactgtgaaacatggaggtggATTTCGGATATTTACCATGTGTGTGAACTACAGCAGCACAGGGAATTTCATCAAAGTTTATGACAAGATGAATGCAGCATGTTATCACAAATTATTGGAGGACAATTAGCATGAATCACCCCGGAACATGGGACACACCTCGAATTTCCAACATggcaatgatccaaaacacaaggcCAAGACAACCCTTCAGTGGCAACACGAGAAAAAGTGAGGGTTCTGGAGTGGCCGTCACAGTGTCCTGACCCCAATTTCATTGACATTGATGGAGAGATCTCAAACGTGCAGTTAATTTAAGACAACCCAATAATTCATGGAACCAGGAGGCTTTTtgcctggaagaatgggcagcTTTACTACCTGAGAAAATAAAGGGCCTCATCCGCTACTATCACACAAGCCATCATTGATGCTAAGAAAGGCAATCCACAGTATAAAGAAATAAAGGTATGCACATTTTGAACAAGGGAaatctcattattttctttattgccattTTTTCACGATTATTCTACTCTGCAATGCCTTATAGTTGAATTTGAATCCCAATTAAgatcaaataaatgtgtttttgcctGCAGTTATTGATTTCTACATGCATGGTATTTCGGTCTATCAAAATTTAAAACTTCAGATAAAGATTTCGTACTGACAGACTTTTTGTTAGAAATAATATAAACTAAACATTTGAACTGTTTTGATACATCATATGGCAAAGCTGCTCAGATAATTTCTTGACAATCTTGAGTGAACCTGGCACACCATAGCCAACCTTTCAGATTGCTGATCAAGTTTGAGAAATGGTCTTGACCAAGAACACCACAAATGTTGTCAAGGTTGATGATTGAACTTCATTGAATTCAagaaaaaatacttatttccaAGCCACGAATAACTCTGCTACACTTTTTGAAATAGTTAGAAATTTtataaaagtgtgaaaaatgtattaaacatgaaaaattatttcataaaaaacCACAAGCTCTATATTTCTTATACAGTCCCTTTAGAGGGCCAGTATTTTCTTATAGTGTGAACGTGCCAGACATACTATTCTCTCCGAGATCcaacagatactgtatgtaccctTTGTTAAGGGTATCATCCTTGGAAGCTTTAAAAAGGGGCATTGTGGAATGATGATAAATGATGGAGACAAATGGAATTTTGAGACAAAGCGGAGAGGGATCTAGTCTTTGAAGGAACATTTAGCAACTGACAAGGGTCTATTATGTCATTTCACCACATCTCTGTATGAATCACGTGAATGTAGCCACTACCTTTGTGTTAAGAATTATCATCTCATAATGTAAAACATCTAATCTTCATTGTCATATGTTTCAGAAAACTTTGTGTACAGAAGTCCAGATGAGGATGACCTCAACAGAAATGGTACCCCAGTTTCAGAGGCACCAGATGGTTCATATAGCAGTGAGGAGATCAGTTCAGCACTGCACTTTAGTGAGGACAGAGACGTCAACCAGCAGAGCCTCCAGGACCTGAACAAACAGACAAAGAGTCCCAGAAGAGGCTCTGCTGGCCAGATCACCAATGTGCAGCCCAATGGGGGCCAGGGCCCACAAGGAAAGCCTAAGAGAAAACGCTCAGGCTCAGACTCAAAGTCAGGGAAACCCCGCAGAGCTCGTACTGCCTTCACCTACGAGCAGTTGGTTGCACTGGAGAACAAGTTCAAGTCTACAAGGTacctgtctgtgtgtgagcgGCTCAACCTGGCACTGTCGCTCTCGCTCACTGAGACACAGGTAAAGATCTGGTTCCAGAACCGCCGGACAAAGTGGAAGAAACAGAATCCTGGTGCAGACACTTCGGCTCCCACCGGTGCAGGAGGTGCAGTTGGTCCTGGAGGAGGAATAGGAGGTGCTCTAGGGAACCTTAGTCCACTCAGCCCATCACCTCCAATCGGTGGGCATCTAGGCATGCACACAGGCTATGCACCAGGCCACCATCACCCTTCTGCAGGCAGCCTGGTCCAGCTGCCTTTCCTCA is a window of Phycodurus eques isolate BA_2022a chromosome 9, UOR_Pequ_1.1, whole genome shotgun sequence DNA encoding:
- the nkx1.2lb gene encoding NK1 transcription factor-related protein 1 — encoded protein: MNRDTAVQGSGGNGVQTLMNRGGAAPCPAAGFQAAVTREEPVPSSNEEGVQPAVNPDHLDKQNGAVPGEKRMFSSVLSGIRDSHAQNHSEPPPTNPVLVPPQQGPTGHRTTSFSVLDILDPNKFTSSRRVQLQPSRLHSEEPNVAAQGARDIRKGSAAGECQAGLQEPDPATYGVHEYQSKNFVYRSPDEDDLNRNGTPVSEAPDGSYSSEEISSALHFSEDRDVNQQSLQDLNKQTKSPRRGSAGQITNVQPNGGQGPQGKPKRKRSGSDSKSGKPRRARTAFTYEQLVALENKFKSTRYLSVCERLNLALSLSLTETQVKIWFQNRRTKWKKQNPGADTSAPTGAGGAVGPGGGIGGALGNLSPLSPSPPIGGHLGMHTGYAPGHHHPSAGSLVQLPFLTTSHVLSPFMLGGQSYAAPAFYSSHV